CCATCAGATTTTGAGCTTCTTCGGAGGAATGTAAGGGCAGCTTTTCTCCTGAAGAGCAAAGAAGAAACAGGTTTAATGCTTTTCCCTTCGAGGAGATAAGCAATGTCACTTCATCTAGGAAGCTCAAAATATGATGAACATACTGTCAGAACAGTAATTTCCAAGCAGTACTTTATGTACCTCCATCCCCTGTGCTCCATCTGCTTCCCAGGTCACCGGGAACGTGCCGGCCTTGAGGACAAGGCTCGGGccatgctggggctggctgTCCTCCCATCAGCGCAGCCCCCTCCGGCCATGCCTCCTTCCCACCGCggcagctccatcctgcctgGCTCAGCACCGCTCCCCGCGGCAGCACGCCCGGCCGGCCCGAGCCGCTCCTGCTAGGAGGGTGGGGTGTCCCGCTGGGAGACCTCGGGCGTTGTGCCGGGAAAGCACGCGTGTCCTGCCAGAATCCGGAGCGGCGTGGGGCAGAGGATGTCGCTCCTCcgtggagggagggagggagggagggagggagggagggagggatggtgCTCACGGCCTCTGCTGGGAAAGCCCAGGCTGAGAGCTCGCCTTGAGCACCACAGCCCCCACAACATCCGTCAAGCCTCTCCTTAACCTCTCCCCATGGATATTGCCGCTTTTTACTTGCCCTGCTCATTTCCATTAAACAACAAGAGTttagaaagagagagaaagtctACAGGTAAGAGAAGGATATCTTGAAAGGGCGTGTGGGTACGTACCAGGGAAAGCGGGGGTGGTCTGTCCAAGGGGAGTAAAGGGGGTTTGCTGCATAGCCAACTGGTGGAGCTTGGTCAACTGCTGAGGGGTAGGAGGGACATTAGAGCTAAGAAGGTTATTGTCATAGAGTACAACAAGTCACACCaaaaagcaagaacaaaatTATAACGGGGCGggtgggggaaaaggaaaacaaactgaaaaataaaaattaaaaaaaaaaaaaaaacaaaacaaaaaaaccaaaaccaaaccaggaagccatggtGAGACATGGCAAAAACATTAGCAGAAAGGACTTGGCCTGGGTATAGTGCAATAAAGCCCAAATCTTTGGCAGAAGTGCTTGGTCAGGGTCTGAAGTACGATACCAGCAAGAAGCCCATTCTTAGTGTCAGTTCAACTCCTCTGCCTCCGTGCAGGGCCAGCTGGTGGGCGTCACAGCCAACACCCAGGAACCCTCTGTGCCACCAGAGCCACATTGTCACCGCTTGACCCTGCAGCACACattcctgtgctgtgcctcCAATTGGAATGGCCTCTGGGAGATGGATAAACCGCATTTCTAAACGCCAGCTCATTAGAAATATGGGGAATTATGGGCTTCAGTCATGACCAGTAGGTATTTCAGATCCTTGTATCCCATGTTGTGCTGAGGAGGTTTGGCTGCCTGGTCAGAGAGTTTCATAGAGAGAGAGGTGTTTGTTTGGAATACATTTTGTGCTCAGTTTTACTGctccaaatttaaaaaaacaaacaaacaaacaaacaaaaaaccaccaaataaaacaaaaaaacaaaaagacaggaaaagaaaacaaaccaaactggGCTGAAGACTGGCAGTGAGCAGGGGGGGAGACTCTTTACAGCCTCCCACTTTCACAGGTGCTCTGGGAGTTTTCAGCACCATATCACTCTCTAAATTTAAACTGCTTCTTTTGCCCATCATCCCTGGCAATGGGGAGGCAGGAGTTATAGTTTCAATGTTTTGGGGGGCAACAAGACTCAAATgtctccttgctgctgcagcagggctaGGGAGGGAGAGTGAGGAGGTCCGGCTGGCAGCAGTGAGGGGGAAATGCTGGGAAGAGCTGACCTGGGGGCCTGAGCACATTGGGGGAGGCTggagggaagcagcaggaaggagtGAAACACCTGAAAATTCCTGGACAGGTTACCTGTGGGATACCTGTCCTGTCTGGAGAGGCATGAGGACAcccagcctctgctgcctcaggggAGAGGTCTCACCACTCCACAAAATGAAGTGTCTGCACATCTCTGTGCCTATTTTGGCTGTCTTTGGCTTACTTTAGCCAAAGGTGTGATAGGACGGGCTCCTGCCACAACACAGCTGTCTCCAGATAACACCGGGCATGCTactgctcctgcagggagcaagGACATCAGCATCTAATGCTTTTTAACTTCAGAACTATCCTGAAGTTGCACCCTGTTTCTGGAATTCCTTGTGACACCGTGTCCCACTGGCAGGACTCCAGATGAAATCTCTTTGCCCAGTGGgctccagccatgccctgggACAGGGGTCCTGCTTTGCCACGTGGGGGAGACCAAAATCTTTTCTAACACTGACCTAGTAGATCTTCCAGACATAGTTCAGATAGTGGTATTTATGCAGCCCCTGCAATTAGAGCAATAAACAAGTCTAGGAGAGGAGAAGATGGCTGCATCCAGGTGTCATGGAAAAAGCTGCTACATCCATCTCTTCCAGCTCATCcgctctgctctggtgagactgTACCTGAGgtactgcatccagctctggggtctccagcacaggaaggataTGGATCTGTTGGAGCGAGTCCAGAGGAGGTcatggagatgctccaagggGCTAAGGGGGGtccaagagctggagagggactttggacaagggcccAGAGTTACAGGACAAGGTGGCTTCACattgacagagggcagggttagatgggattctgggaagaaattgttccctgtgagggtgctgacGCCCTGGCACAGagttcccagagaagctgtgattgcccctggatccctggcagtgcccaaggccgggttggacggggcttggagcagcctgggacagtggaaggtgtccctgcccatggcaggggtttggagTGAGATGAGTTTTAAGGGTCCTTCCAAACCAAGCCAGTCTCTGACTCTATGATCCCGCAGCTTTTGGGACAGCAGGCAGCTACCCATCACATCCCAAACAGCCAAAAACACCCAGGCAATGCTAAAGCCCCTTATGAGCCAAAGCTTTCCCTGTCCTGGAGTGCTTCTCCAGGGACAAAATCATGGCAGGAGAACACACCGGGCATTCAAAATTCTGCCCGTTTTGCAAAGGGCAGCCACTAAAAACAGACAcctaaaatgtgtttaaaatgcCCTAAAAGCACATTCAAGACTGGGTTCTGCACTGAACATTGTTTGAAATGACCAGTCATTGAAAGAACAACCTGAGAGTAAGGATGTGAGTAGCCCCTGTACCAACAGCTTTATTCAGGAAATTTGCTGGGAGTGGGGCACAGTGCAGTcagcaaatgtattttaatcCTGACAATCAGAGGAATACAGGAACAAGGAAAACACTGAGCTGTTGGCACCACTTGCAAAGAAAAACTGGGATAAAGACTGCATTGATCTATCCTAACTATACAGGTTATTTAGTTATATTCTGCTTTTGGAGGAAAAGCAAAGAGTACATAATTAGGAATATTTCTTATCAACCATCACAGCAGCCTCTTCAGAGTACACACATACTGGTGTCACAAGCCAAAGCCTGGATTCCTTTAATTCCAGCAAAAACATTTCTCCTAGGATGAAAATCCAGCCTATAGCTCCCTTATGTTCCCATGTGGGGCAGGCATTCATGGTATCAAACAGCCTTGCCACCTTCTCAACCACGGGAAAAGTAATTCCATTATTCAGTACCCAACTCACTCACTGGAAAAGGGAACTCTAAGCTGCATCAACCCCATGCCACAGGTGGATGACTGGAGAAGGCTTTCCACCTACTGCCACATCCTCAGCCCCACTGCAGAACCCTGCCTCACAGCAGGAAAGACCATCTGCAATGAGACCTGATGGGTATTTTATCCCCTTGGAAACACACTTAGAAAGTCCCTGCCTTTTCTAAAAGCCATGACCACCTCAGAAGCTGAGCTTCACTGCTTTCCTCAAAGAAATCCTCCAAACGGACTGATTTTCTATTTCCCTTGGTAATTTCAGGTGCACACATTCCAGCTGTCaatccctccatgtccccccaCAGGCATGGGAGCCCAGGGGATGAGCTCAAGCCTCagtgagagcagctcagagcagctcctgtctCTGCCTCAAGGAGCCCGAGGTGAAGTGGGGGCTGTCCCCATGCTGCCCTGCCACCCACAGCAGTGAAGACAGCGACCAAACCCGGGGTGACCACGTTGGGCTGGGGGCCCTCAGCAAGGTGAGATCCAGCATCAACACCTGCCCCATCCCTCTGGGAGACACGGTGGGGGGTTTGTCCAATTTCCATGTCACCCAAAGAAGCGCCCCTTCAGAAAGGCACATACCTGCCCAGGCTTGGAAGAAGCCAGagctctggcttcttcccaccCCACTAAGGCACTCAGCAGCTAAATATGACTTTGGCTTACCAAAATTTTAAAGACAAGGGGAAAATAGaagggaaatttttggggtttttttccccctgttttgaTCATTTTGAGGCACAAAATGCACAGGTTTCTCTCAGAACAAAGGGATAGCACTGAATAATGCAAACATTTTAGCATCAGGCCAAGTCCTCAGAAGTAATAAAGTTTAGTGCTTACAGGTTAAAAGGCTACTCAAGGTATTACAGATACTACACATGGCCAGTTACTTTGAAAATACACTATTAATATTATTGGCTAATATTAATATTATGTGAATTGACAGTAGCATGCAGGTGACAGAAAAGGGTATAAGAAAAATTAGGGTAAAACTCACATCTGGGTGTGGAATAGCGTATTGTCCCTGAATTGCATAGGCCtgtaaaggaaaagcaaagatgTTACTAGGGCTGGCAGGACATGAGGAGAGACTCCATCCCTCTGTTGGGACCCCCTGTATCACATTAAATTCCCTAGGGCACCAAATCCTTGGGGCAGGAGAGAGATGTTCCACCTTCCATTCAACCTAGAGCATGCTGAGCTATCTGACTTCAAGGGCTCAGGCTCAGTTTGGCTTTTTCAGAGGGAAAGAAACAGCTCTTTATAGGTGCCAGCATTGCATAGAGCAGGAATATCAGGCTGTGGCTGGTCTTTGCTGTACAAAAAATAAGGATCAGTTGCACGGGGGTTGAAAGTGGACGATCTTTAGTGCCCCTCTAACAACCAGAATCTGTGTAGCAGGTGCACAGTGACATCGCTGCCCAAGCGTGATCCCAAAAAGCAAGCCAGCTCCGTGAGCCTCTCCATATTTCCAGGTGCACAAGTCCCAGTGGATGCTTTACATCCACCCAGTATattccagtgctctgctggggcATGGAGGCGAGGGCAGCCTGCACTGCAATGCCTTTCACCAGCTGTAATTGATAAATCCATGCAAGTATCTGCCAGGCAAATGGGTTTGTGTGTTTTTCCCATCCTTTATAGCaatcctttctctttttgtttgtaAATAACCTCAAAATAAGTACCAATGTGGGTGAAGAGCCAGACACTAGAGAGCCCAATATTTAGGACTTAACCAGCAAGCAAAACATATCTCACTTGTTGACACATTATTCAGATGATTCTGAAAGAAATGGCAAAAGAGATGGAGAACACTTTGAAAAGGGAGAGTAAAGATTGCCAAgacaaatgaaaggaaaaaactcTGGAACCACCTGCAAATTTGCTGCATTGTTTGCAAAGAGCAAAGTGCTTTGTGTAAaggaaatccccaaaatcatgcaggaggaaaagggaaaatggctGTCTCAGTGCCCACCAGCAACCCAGCACAACGGGGACGTGACAGAGGCTGAAAAGTTGCCTGTCCTGGTGGTTTAATTTGGCCATTGGTTTTTGATTAGAAAAACTGAGTCAAAAAAGGTAATCAAGGGCAGGAAGGTGTCTTGGACAGATGCAACTCAACTCTGACCTTTGAGGGCTGGTCCCTTTGGCAGCAGCCGTTGGCTGCTACATCACTCagcctgctgagctcctggaggCTCATCCCACCCCAAACACCTGTCACCAGCTGTCACCAGCTGTCCTTGACCCACCCGCCCCATGCCACCCCTCAGGCAGAGCCAAAGGGCTCCCAACATTGGGAAGAACTCTCACTTCAGAGACAGTTGCTTCCTCCCATGATGTTACTTCTGTCCAAGAAACCAGCCATTCACAGCAGAAGAACTGCTGCCTCCATCTCACTCTCCCTTTTGAACAGACCAGGCAGCTGGACTCGAAGTTCTTTTCCAGGACGGCTGCTCAGATGGAGTGACATACTCCTGATCCCAATGATTGGCTAATGCAGCCTAAAATAGCCTGTGCTCTGGACTCTGCTCCTGTTCTTAGTTTGTCCTTCTATTTATTATGATTGGAGAGAAATTAAGTGACTTgtgtggagctgctctgggtggcataagctgtggttttgtggtgctggccctgcctggaTGCTGGAGCTCTTGGGAAGGTACATCCCCTGCTGGATGTCATGCACCTCAGCAGAGTGGCATCTACAGGCAGGCCCTCAGTCACCAGGTGAGGTGATGGGATGAGGTGGAGAAAGCAACAGTGCAAGTTCCCTCTTTAGAAACAGCCATGTGCTCAGTTGCTCTTGTTtctgctgatttttgttttcagaataaCCTCCAGCTCACCCGTGTGATGGTCATCCCACAAAGGAAAAACCACCCCAAAGCTCATGGCTGGAAATAGCACGAGATGTCTGCAAGGCTGCAGTGTCACTGGGGTGACACAGtgcaggctctggcacagggggAAGCAATACCCCAAACCAGCTGAGCGCCAAGGAGGGGGACACGGCTCTCCCATGGTGGCTGGCCTGAACAGAGAAGGAGCTGTGACAAGCCCTTCCTACGATGGATCAATTACAGCTACACAAAGGTATTTCTAATTGAGCTGGAGGTGCCAGAGAGCAGCGACATCCTCTTGTTCAACAATGCTTTTCTAATCCTCTCCTTCTCAACCACTGACAAATACTGAACTTGGGTCTGGTGAAGTAAATTCTAGCCTTTCCTTTGTGtctccccaggctggctgttCCCTTCTGCTCATTGTCCAGCATCCATCACAGGAGCTAAGCCAAGAGCTTTCAGTCCAGCTGCCATGGCACACAATGGATGGGATGACACCATGCAAGTCAGAAGGCAAGAAACCTGAGTGCACTAACGGGCAGCGGCTGGTGCTGCAGTAAAAGGCTGAGGTTGGCAGTGGAGGCTGCAAGCGGGTCGGCTCTTACCTGACCACCTGCAAAAATGACAGGGGTGGAGGCGGGCTTTGGGCGGTAGGGAATGGTGGCACCTTTTGGTGGGGACTAGGAAAAGGGAtaaggagagggagagagaacaTTAGAACAGCTTTCCTGAAACAGCGGCAAAAAGAGTGTTAGAAAGCACCTAACAGAGCACGGCCCCCGGGGCCGCCACGGCAACACCCGCACCAGGCAACACCGCGTTTCTGGACAGGAGCACACAGGGGAAAGAGGGGTTCCATGGGCAACAAGGACAACCTGGGGCATGGGAGATCCCCTGCCAAGGAACAGGCCCCTAAATGGCCTCCTGGACCTCCGCTGCCTGCCTcagctttgctctgctctgcgCAAACCGCAtcacctgctccaggctctgggaaTCCTCCTCAGAATGCCCTGAGGAGAGCCTCAAACAGCAAGATGGGGAGGTACAGCCCATCTGAGCAACCCAGCACCATGCTCAAGCTCTTTGGCTGCCCTCATCTTCCTCACTGCCTGAAAAGGGTCACCTTCAGGCCTTGGTGTGGTCATCGCCATCTGAGCTGTGACATGGATGCTGCAAGGCACCTGTGGTCAGCTGAtaggtgtccctgcacatggcagcgGGCTGGAATTAGATGgcctttaaggtcctttccaacccacacattctgtgattccatgattctgtggtCTTGCTGCTCTGTTTCCTCCCTGGGTAggtctgagcagagctgcagtgaacGAGCTGCAGGTGTGATGCGCAGGAGCTGCTCACCCAAGTTCTTCCTCTGGTTTTCTCCTGAACAACTTACGGGCTATAGGAAACATGGAAATTTCTAGGGATCAGGAGAGATTTcagctctcttcttcctttctacCCAAAGTTAAAACAACTCAGTGACTGCTATATAAGGACAGGCAATAGAAATTACACAatctcatggaaaaaaaaaatcctgtacaTTCTTTGGATATCCACTTGTAGGAAAGCAACATTACCTAAATCCTGCTGCTAAGCACCTCTCTGTGGGAAAGCTGATCAAAGTACATCTCCAGCATCCCAAACCCACTTGTTCTTTTATTGCATTACAAATCTTGGAGGCAACGAGATGGGATTATCTGTTTAAGACTGAAAGGTGATATGGAACATCTCTATGAGCCATTAAAGCCAGGGCATTTTCCAGATTTCAGACTGCAAGAAGACTTGtgggtttttctctttcctctctgtACAGAGGAGCAGCTCATCTTGCTTTGTGAGAAAAACTTTTTAATACACCTGGCAAGCATCATCTCAGGCTCATCTCTACTGCAGTCTGATGATGACCCAGATGTCATTGGGTGCTGCAGTCTACGACCTGGTCATCCAAAATTCCTACggcagcagtgcagctgcctGAGCATCACAGCCAGCAGGCATGGGAAATGTGGCTCCCGGCTATCCCTGCTGAGATGTGCTGCTGCCAAGCTGAAGATGCTTCCATCTGGCTTTGCATCACCTTCACCAAGCCTTGCCATCCACATCTGATGCTTTTCCAGTGGGAAACAATGCAAGAGCGCCTCACATTGGTCCTTGTTTTGTCTGTCTCTGAGATGCACCAGAAGTGGAATGTGTCACCATCCTGTGTCCCAGGAGCTTTCCTCCTGGAGCTTCTCCCATCTGAGGTGGCAGGTGTGGACATGAGGCATGTGGCTGAGGTCATCTCCAGCAACTGGTACAGCAGCATTTCTCCATGGCAGAGATCTTCCAGCTCTGCTTGTCACCATTTATCCCAGAAAAGGGCACCTTGGACATATATCCATGTGCCCTACAGTCCCTGCTCTCCACCAGCCTTCCTCACTACCATTCCCACTGTGCCTCACTGGAACACAGCCTTGTGCTCCCAGTTGCAGCTCCCCCAGTGCATGGGATGCTCtggcctcctcctcctggtTGTGGTCCTTGTGAAGCAGAGACCAGGTTCTTGGAGCAGTGGCTGTCTGTAGCCCCCATATCCTTCTCACAGCACCCTGAGTGCTGCTGGGACGCCAGGCCAGGCTGTCCCAGCTTGCTGGCACCCCTCTGCCCTAAAGCCACCCCCTGCTCTGACACAAACCACCTCCTCTGGGGCACCCAACCAGACAGGCTTCCAGTGTGGGACTCTAGAAACTATGGACAATGGTGGGGAAAAGACACGGGGTGTATTTCCAGCAGAGGTACCAGGAAATGAGAGTGGTCTGACAACGCGTGGTGAAGGGGACACGAGAGACACGCTctacagctcccagcactcTGGTGGGGccagctgggatttttttttccatatgtaCTTTACCCTCTTTGTTACAGACTGTACCTCCAGCATCACCACACAGATCTGTTTGACACACTGGATAATTGCGTCGGGTGTCCCCGAGATTGTCACCGCCCGCTCCGTGGAGTTGGGCAGCATGTCCCCTGCCACTTGGACCTGAGCACCTGTGGACTGgagacagaaagagagaggaaggagaaatcCCACAGCTGAACGCCTTCACTCAgagccagctccagccccaaCACCATGCGCCTCCTGAGGGCCCGGCACCGGGGCATCCCATGGGATGCTGCTCCTACATCAGCCACACCATTCCGGGAAGCAACGTGATCCGTGATGCAGCACAGGGATCCCCTTTTCCAAGGcagctcccctttggatgcagATCAGCTCCGAGGAGCTGCACTGAAGGGCAATAATGAAACAGAATCTGCCGTACCTCTCGGATTTCCTTGATCTTGGAGCCCCCCTTGCCGATGAGGGACCCGCACTGACTCGCTGGCACCACAAGCCGCAGTGTCACTGGAGGCTTGCTGGTAGCGGTGCTGTTGCTCATGGAGTTGGTTATGTCCTTGGGAAGGAAAAGTGCAGCACATCAGCCCTTGGTACCTGACCAGAGCCACCTCCAGTGCCCAGGTGGCACATCTATACACATCGTGGTCAGGTGACTAAAGTGTTCCctcttaaacacttccagggatggtgaccactactgccctgggcagcctgttcccagGCCTGACAGACCTTCCAGTGAAGAAATcttccctaatatccaacccaaacctgaGGTTATttcctctggtcctgtcactggttacCTGGGAGAAAAGACCAACCCCTAAATGGCTACACTCTCCTTCCAAgtagttgtagagagtgagAAGGTCACCCcggagcctccttttctccgGGCTGAGTCTCCCAGCCCCCTGAGCTACTCCCCATCAGACTCGTGCTCCAGACCCACCCTACTCAGAGATGTGTGAAAGGTTCTGTGCTGAGGCCATGTCCCAGTTAGTAAAACCCAAGcaggcactgctgtccccagccatgggcTGCCTCACATTTCTCACCTCCTCAAATTTGTAGGCGATCATGGCAAAAGCCTTGAAGATGGCATCAGTGGGGCCAGTGATGGTCACAATCCGCTCAGGGCAGTTCCCCTCCGAGATGTTGATCCTTGCCCCACTCTGGAAAGAGAAGAGGAGTCCTGGAATAGCCACGGCCAAGCAGGTTGGGTCCTCTCTCAGCCTGATACCTGTGCCAGCCTCACAGCATTCCAGCTACCCTTCCCAACTCGCACCCTCCTCTGCAGTGATTTCAGCCCTGCCTTATCCCAGCCCTTAGAAAGGGTTTCCAATGTTTTATCACAAAGCAAACCCATGGGATCGAGGTAAGACCAGCTCACAGGGTCATTGCCTGTGAAGAGTTTTGCTCACTGTCCTGACaattccccaggagctgcaggcacaaaGACCCTGGAAAAACTCAAAGCATCTTACAAGTGACTTAATTTCAATGTTTCATTAAATACTTGACTCTGGAAAATGTGACAGGAGTTTGAGTGTGAAGGAAAAAACTGGTTCAAagagctctggggacagctggcTTGCTTGTCCTGACCCTGGGAATTACTGCACATATCACACAGGGCAATATGCAGCTCTGGCCACTCTGCACTCCCTTTCTCCTACAAATCATccacagagcaggctgctcaCCTCCTCACGCATCTTCTTCACGGTCTCTCCTTTCTGAAACAAGAGGGAAAACCAAGCCATTACTGAAAATTCACCACTTCTACCTTTAAAACAACCCTACCAAAATGCATCTCCCTAATACATGCCAATGTGTAGCCAAACACGTGGGGGCTGTGATGCCTGGCCCTGCATTCACACGTGACGGTCAGCTGAAGAGCTGAGCATGTAAATGATCAAATATGTATATACAAATTCACAACTGTGAATCTTCCCAGAGTTggac
This genomic window from Ammospiza caudacuta isolate bAmmCau1 chromosome 8, bAmmCau1.pri, whole genome shotgun sequence contains:
- the PCBP3 gene encoding poly(rC)-binding protein 3 isoform X4: MESKVSEGGLNVTLTIRLLMHGKEVGSIIGKKGETVKKMREESGARINISEGNCPERIVTITGPTDAIFKAFAMIAYKFEEDITNSMSNSTATSKPPVTLRLVVPASQCGSLIGKGGSKIKEIRESTGAQVQVAGDMLPNSTERAVTISGTPDAIIQCVKQICVVMLEAYAIQGQYAIPHPDQLTKLHQLAMQQTPFTPLGQTTPAFPGEKLPLHSSEEAQNLMGQSSGLDASPPASTHELTIPNDLIGCIIGRQGTKINEIRQMSGAQIKIANATEGSSERQITITGTPANISLAQYLINASSADPDPHGRNTFTA
- the PCBP3 gene encoding poly(rC)-binding protein 3 isoform X2, which translates into the protein MESKVSEGGLNVTLTIRLLMHGKEVGSIIGKKGETVKKMREESGARINISEGNCPERIVTITGPTDAIFKAFAMIAYKFEEDITNSMSNSTATSKPPVTLRLVVPASQCGSLIGKGGSKIKEIRESTGAQVQVAGDMLPNSTERAVTISGTPDAIIQCVKQICVVMLESPPKGATIPYRPKPASTPVIFAGGQAYAIQGQYAIPHPDQLTKLHQLAMQQTPFTPLGQTTPAFPGEKLPLHSSEEAQNLMGQSSGLDASPPASTHELTIPNDLIGCIIGRQGTKINEIRQMSGAQIKIANATEGSSERQITITGTPANISLAQYLINASSADPDPHGRNTFTA
- the PCBP3 gene encoding poly(rC)-binding protein 3 isoform X1 encodes the protein MESKVSEGGLNVTLTIRLLMHGKEVGSIIGKKGETVKKMREESGARINISEGNCPERIVTITGPTDAIFKAFAMIAYKFEEDITNSMSNSTATSKPPVTLRLVVPASQCGSLIGKGGSKIKEIRESTGAQVQVAGDMLPNSTERAVTISGTPDAIIQCVKQICVVMLESPPKGATIPYRPKPASTPVIFAGGQVRADPLAASTANLSLLLQHQPLPAYAIQGQYAIPHPDQLTKLHQLAMQQTPFTPLGQTTPAFPGEKLPLHSSEEAQNLMGQSSGLDASPPASTHELTIPNDLIGCIIGRQGTKINEIRQMSGAQIKIANATEGSSERQITITGTPANISLAQYLINASSADPDPHGRNTFTA
- the PCBP3 gene encoding poly(rC)-binding protein 3 isoform X5: MESKVSEGGLNVTLTIRLLMHGKEVGSIIGKKGETVKKMREESGARINISEGNCPERIVTITGPTDAIFKAFAMIAYKFEEDITNSMSNSTATSKPPVTLRLVVPASQCGSLIGKGGSKIKEIRESTGAQVQVAGDMLPNSTERAVTISGTPDAIIQCVKQICVVMLEAYAIQGQYAIPHPDLTKLHQLAMQQTPFTPLGQTTPAFPGEKLPLHSSEEAQNLMGQSSGLDASPPASTHELTIPNDLIGCIIGRQGTKINEIRQMSGAQIKIANATEGSSERQITITGTPANISLAQYLINASSADPDPHGRNTFTA
- the PCBP3 gene encoding poly(rC)-binding protein 3 isoform X3 gives rise to the protein MESKVSEGGLNVTLTIRLLMHGKEVGSIIGKKGETVKKMREESGARINISEGNCPERIVTITGPTDAIFKAFAMIAYKFEEDITNSMSNSTATSKPPVTLRLVVPASQCGSLIGKGGSKIKEIRESTGAQVQVAGDMLPNSTERAVTISGTPDAIIQCVKQICVVMLESPPKGATIPYRPKPASTPVIFAGGQAYAIQGQYAIPHPDLTKLHQLAMQQTPFTPLGQTTPAFPGEKLPLHSSEEAQNLMGQSSGLDASPPASTHELTIPNDLIGCIIGRQGTKINEIRQMSGAQIKIANATEGSSERQITITGTPANISLAQYLINASSADPDPHGRNTFTA